The Terriglobales bacterium region CTTATTTAACAACGAGAAAGCGCCTACCGTGATGAGCGTGTCGTGAAACACCGCCACCACCGCCGCGACGCCGTAGACCAGCTCGAAGCGGAACCACAGGTAGACCAGCATCCCCACCAGCGACAGGCCGATGGCCCAGAGCGCCCGGCTGCGCAGCTGCTCGCCCACCTGCGGACCCACGATCTCGACGTTCCGGACGGCGAAATTGGGGGTATAGAAAGCCTGCTTCAGGTAGCTGAGCACCTGGTCGGGGACCACGCCTTTCAGGTCGTCGGCCGAGTGCAGCACGCCACCCTTGACCTTGTCGCGGGTATCCACGATGGCGCGCGCGATGTCGCCGTAGGCCGACTCGTTGCCGCCGTTCTGCAGCGGGTCGGCGGTGACCAGCGCGTCGCGGATGCTGGCAAAGCCGGCGTTGTTCAGGTCCTTCTTGTCGGTGGGGGCGTCGGCGGGCTCGAGCGCCGCGATGATGGCGTTCTTCCCGGCGTCGAGCGCGGCCTCGCTGGTCGCGCGCTGCTCCAACCCGATCAGCACTTCGTTGTTCCCGGGATCGCCGTAGCGCTGGATGCGGGCGTCCTTCAGCCCGGCGCGGCTGGCCGCGGCCCGGATGCCGTCCTCATTCGGCGTCTCGGTGAACTTCACATACACCAGCGTGCCGCCCTTGAAGTCCACCCCCAGCGGCACCCCGTGCCAGAACACCATGGAGGCCAGGCCCGCCATGCTGAAGATCAGCGAGAACGTGAGCAGGTACCACTTCTTGCCTA contains the following coding sequences:
- the secF gene encoding protein translocase subunit SecF, with protein sequence MELFRNVNIDWLGKKWYLLTFSLIFSMAGLASMVFWHGVPLGVDFKGGTLVYVKFTETPNEDGIRAAASRAGLKDARIQRYGDPGNNEVLIGLEQRATSEAALDAGKNAIIAALEPADAPTDKKDLNNAGFASIRDALVTADPLQNGGNESAYGDIARAIVDTRDKVKGGVLHSADDLKGVVPDQVLSYLKQAFYTPNFAVRNVEIVGPQVGEQLRSRALWAIGLSLVGMLVYLWFRFELVYGVAAVVAVFHDTLITVGAFSLLNKEISLTVVAAILTLTGYSMNDTIVVFDRIRENVKLMRRESFAEIVNRSINQTLSRTILTSGLTFLTVLSLYLFGGEVLHGFSLALVVGILIGTYSSIAVAAPMLVAYMDWRARKSGRGPVAVTSEEGKRQKVRVKA